A region of bacterium DNA encodes the following proteins:
- a CDS encoding ABC transporter permease, translated as MLAADPRRRARRALARFARHRMAVVGAAFLAVVALTGAAAQTLSPYRYDKQDLLTTYGSPDARHLAGTDALGRDLLSRLIYGARVSMSVGLASAAIVLSVGVPTGLAAGYFGGTFDLLLMRVVDIVYAIPYLLLVVLLQTFFTAFLPSIRSGPLVWLHSLNQATGGVAAIILALSLVGWLDVARVARGQTLMLRHREFVQAAKSLGASEGHVVVTHLLPNIVAPLIIMTTLLVPTFIIAEAGLSFLGLGVQPPTPSWGLMIAEGVDAIESYPRLVIAPALVLAATLLSLNFVGDGLRDALDPSSDR; from the coding sequence GTGCTCGCCGCCGATCCGCGCCGGCGCGCCCGCCGCGCCCTCGCGCGCTTCGCCCGTCACCGCATGGCAGTGGTGGGCGCGGCGTTTCTGGCGGTCGTGGCCCTGACCGGCGCCGCCGCCCAGACCCTCTCCCCGTACCGCTACGACAAGCAGGATCTCCTGACCACCTACGGATCCCCGGATGCCCGCCACCTCGCCGGGACCGACGCGCTCGGCCGCGATCTGCTGAGCCGCCTGATTTACGGCGCGCGCGTCTCCATGAGCGTCGGCCTGGCGAGCGCCGCGATCGTCCTGTCGGTGGGCGTGCCCACCGGCCTCGCCGCTGGCTACTTCGGGGGCACCTTCGACCTGCTGCTGATGCGCGTCGTGGACATCGTGTACGCCATCCCGTACCTGCTGCTCGTCGTGCTGCTGCAGACGTTCTTCACGGCGTTTCTGCCGTCGATCCGCTCCGGCCCGTTGGTCTGGCTGCACTCGCTGAACCAGGCGACCGGCGGCGTCGCCGCGATCATCCTCGCGTTGTCGCTGGTGGGCTGGCTGGACGTCGCCCGCGTCGCGCGGGGGCAGACCCTCATGCTGCGGCATCGGGAGTTCGTTCAGGCGGCGAAGAGTCTGGGGGCCTCCGAGGGGCACGTCGTCGTCACGCATCTGCTGCCGAACATCGTCGCCCCGCTCATCATTATGACGACGCTGCTCGTGCCGACCTTCATCATCGCCGAGGCCGGGCTGAGCTTCCTCGGCCTCGGCGTCCAGCCGCCGACGCCCAGCTGGGGCCTCATGATCGCGGAAGGCGTCGACGCGATCGAATCGTATCCGCGCCTGGTGATCGCGCCGGCGCTGGTGCTCGCCGCGACGCTCCTCAGCCTCAACTTCGTGGGCGACGGCCTCCGCGACGCCCTGGATCCCTCGTCGGACCGCTGA
- a CDS encoding ABC transporter permease, protein MGAYLVRRLLLAVPTMVIVYTLAFVLIHATPGGPWDNAEKPLAPQVIANLKAKYHMDAPLWTQYALYLGNALHGSLGPSYVNTSQDVSDIIAAFFPVSMQLGAAAMLFAIVVGIPLGTLAAVYRNTVVDYAATGIVVLGISIPNYVMATLLVTIFAVVLHWVPTGGWRGLLDVRVLIPMTAIGFRPATTLARYLRTSLLEVLHQDYIRTARAKGLAGARVIVRHALRNALTPIATVSGILVADVVTGSFFVETITRVPGIGRYFVTATTGRDYPVLLALALLFAIIIITMNILVDLSYALLDPQVRYG, encoded by the coding sequence ATGGGCGCCTATCTCGTCCGGCGGCTTCTCCTCGCCGTCCCGACCATGGTTATCGTCTACACGCTCGCGTTCGTGCTGATCCACGCCACGCCGGGCGGGCCCTGGGACAATGCCGAAAAACCGCTCGCGCCCCAGGTGATCGCCAACCTCAAGGCTAAATACCACATGGACGCGCCGCTGTGGACGCAGTACGCGCTCTACCTCGGCAACGCGCTGCACGGCTCGCTCGGTCCCTCGTACGTCAACACCTCGCAGGACGTCTCGGATATCATCGCGGCATTTTTCCCGGTTTCGATGCAGCTCGGCGCGGCGGCGATGCTGTTCGCGATCGTGGTCGGGATTCCGCTCGGCACGCTCGCGGCCGTCTACCGCAACACCGTGGTGGACTACGCGGCGACGGGGATCGTGGTCCTCGGCATCTCGATCCCGAACTACGTGATGGCGACGCTGCTTGTCACGATCTTCGCGGTCGTGCTCCACTGGGTGCCGACCGGCGGCTGGCGCGGCCTGCTGGACGTGCGGGTGCTGATTCCCATGACGGCCATCGGCTTCCGGCCGGCGACCACGCTTGCGCGCTACCTGCGCACGTCGCTGCTCGAAGTGCTCCACCAGGATTACATCCGCACGGCGCGCGCGAAGGGCCTCGCCGGTGCGCGCGTCATCGTCCGCCATGCCCTCCGCAACGCGCTGACGCCGATCGCCACCGTGTCCGGCATCCTCGTCGCGGACGTCGTGACGGGCTCGTTCTTCGTCGAGACGATCACGCGCGTGCCGGGCATCGGGCGCTACTTCGTCACCGCGACGACGGGCCGGGACTACCCGGTGCTGCTCGCGCTCGCGCTCTTGTTCGCGATCATCATCATCACGATGAACATCCTGGTCGATCTGTCCTACGCGCTGCTGGACCCGCAGGTGCGGTACGGCTAG
- a CDS encoding dienelactone hydrolase family protein, with the protein MANRRAGTHQRAGAPVEFKVYPGATHAFDAPGRARTRNVPNIGLVHLAYDPAAAADAHTQVQRFLKAHLQ; encoded by the coding sequence GTGGCGAACCGCCGTGCCGGTACTCATCAGCGCGCGGGCGCCCCGGTCGAATTCAAGGTCTATCCGGGCGCGACGCACGCCTTCGACGCGCCCGGGCGCGCCCGCACCCGCAACGTGCCCAACATTGGGCTGGTCCACCTCGCGTATGATCCCGCGGCGGCGGCCGACGCGCACACGCAGGTGCAGCGCTTCCTTAAGGCGCACCTGCAGTGA